In Cutaneotrichosporon cavernicola HIS019 DNA, chromosome: 1, one DNA window encodes the following:
- a CDS encoding uncharacterized protein (ATPases associated with a variety of cellular activities), whose amino-acid sequence MSHLDLSSVTSPFRSIIHATLNAHMHNDEQLGPSAEVPSPDPQPRGTLAALWGQPGQLQFSKEKEKAPQRKRRKKDDVPQGLLVFGADGMSVATPPPPPPPPPENGEEKKGRKRKTNVPGEVTAAKPGRKRGRPPKNVPLVTSAPSPSHTRIELSPDSVHATSDSDPDPDVIFTGGTPSASRVRQHRGTGEAHDPVEVDDIPRAVPRRKNIVFSSDNNQTHAFFGRRPRDLLMTFEVSEVGGGAVTPATGAATAPPSGSATPKATNGALKKAQVHAFFSNGGKPTLGTLKDGWGNCREGDEPAAPLPGGEWPNHLGMAEAGPSAFTTVSRRERPTVVEEDTYGTFWQDVLTRARSPRTPSPTPSPMPISAPPFILEHPAIAAVLSDNRPDDGRETWCERTRPREAGAVLGNELEAVYLRDWLQALSIGQAESRKVIRRVPRQKIVNPDLCWIVDDIGLFGEPAAEVADEEPPEPYEEPFLGPGQRPNSYPPLGAFVGNTIVLTGPSGTGKSAAVHAVATELGWEVFEVYPGIGKRTGPQMVNLVGDVSKNHTVGSRDKKKSVAAAAMAMFSNAAAKPKINQPALGSQGSAHDPIELEEDTPSASESSAETSTVKAKQSLILIDEADILFDEASTFWPAVVSIIAESRRPVVITCNDLASVPTDILPLQAILHFRAAPSCLAQPYLASIAQKHGFSCDVARLFKDCSRPCLPDLVQQPLPPNGNEPEARFDLRAALMQMQLDRQSACERRRHCGVRNHSLGDIGRLTRQLDAESYADAFVAPRPWALQEISECDRFVPTADDQDGVRLIYKPDVQDLHPALAMYDAAADVAAALVESAGGGLHRNLRQLHYDQTSYIRGLLPFLDPLIPLTAHLLPHPSLFLDVVPIVRSIVIADDAFEMADRAAVVNGEARINQRTGRAMRTTVYERWFNLGLEGRTAAVESGLVLADG is encoded by the exons ATGAG CCATCTTGACCTCTCCTCCGTCACATCTCCATTCCGCTCAATCATTCATGCCACGCTGAACGCACA CATGCATAACGATGAGCAGCTTGGCCCGTCCGCGGAGGTACCTTCCCCGGACCCACAACCGCGCGGCACGCTTGCCGCGCTCTGGGGACAACCTGGCCAGCTGCAATTCAGTAAAGAGAAAGAGAAGGCGCCGCAGCGCAAGCGGCGAAAGAAGGACGATGTGCCACAGGGCCTCCTGGTCTTTGGCGCTGATGGGATGAGCGTCgccaccccaccacccccaccaccaccaccaccggAGAAcggagaggagaagaagggccGGAAGCGCAAGACGAATGTGCCtggagaag tgaCTGCAGCCAAGCCCGGACGAAAGCGCGGACGACCTCCCAAGAACGTGCCGCTCGTTACCAGCGCACCTAGCCCCTCGCACACGCGCATCGAGCTCTCCCCCGACTCTGTTCACGCCACCTCTGACTCCGACCCCGACCCAGACGTCATCTTCACTGGCGGGACGCCTTCCGCATCGCGGGTGCGCCAGCACAGGGGGACGGGGGAGGCTCACGACCCagtcgaggtggacgacATACCGCGCGCCGTGCCGCGCAGGAAGAACATCGTGTTCTCTAGCGATAATAACCAGACACACGCGTTCTTTGGCCGACGTCCGCGCGACCTGTTGATGACGTTCGAGGTGTcagaggtgggaggtggggcaGTGACACCTGCTACCGGGGCTGCCACCGCGCCTCCCAGCGGGAGTGCCACACCAAAAGCGACGAACGGTGCCTTGAAGAAGGCTCAGGTCCACGCCTTCTTCAGCAACGGAGGAAAGCCGACGCTGGGTACCCTCAAGGACGGTTGGGGCAACTGCCGTGAAGGTGACGAACCAGCCGCCCCGTTGCCTGGCGGCGAGTGGCCTAATCACCTGGGTATGGCTGAGGCTGGGCCATCCGCGTTCACGACGGTCAGCCGACGAGAGCGCCCAACAGTTGTCGAAGAAGACACGTACGGCACATTCTGGCAGGACGTCCTCACGAGAGCCCGATCGCCTCGCACACCTTCCCCGACACCGTCTCCTATGCCCATATCCGCACCACccttcatcctcgagcaccCGGCGATCGCGGCCGTCTTGTCCGACAACAGACCGGACGACGGACGAGAAacctggtgtgagcgcactcggcctcgcgagGCTGGGGCCGTTCTCGGCAACGAGCTTGAGGCAGTGTACCTTCGTGACTGGCTCCAGGCGCTCTCGATTGGCCAAGCTGAGTCGCGTAAGGTCATACGCAGAGTGCCACGGCAGAAGATCGTCAACCCCGACCTTTGCTGGATCGTTGACGACATCGGCCTCTTCGGTGAGCCTGCAGCCGAGGttgcggacgaggagcctCCAGAACCATATGAGGAGCCGTTCCTTGGGCCAGGCCAGCGACCTAACTCGTACCCTCCCCTCGGTGCGTTCGTGGGCAACACCATCGTCCTCACGGGACCGAGCGGTACCGGGAAGAGTGCCGCTGTCCATGCTGTCGCAACTGAGCTCGGATGGGAGGTGTTCGAGGTGTACCCTGGCATTGGCAAGCGGACTGGCCCGCAAATGGTgaacctcgtcggcgacgtaAGCAAAAACCACACCGTGGGATCGCGTGACAAGAAGAAGTCTgtggccgcggccgcgatgGCCATGTTCTCCAATGCCGCAGCAAAGCCGAAAATCAACCAGCCGGCGCTGGGTAGCCAAGGGTCGGCGCACGACCcgatcgagctcgaggaggacacgccctcggcgtcagAATCATCAGCCGAGACCTCTACTGTCAAAGCCAAGCAGTCGCTGatcctcatcgacgaggccgatATCCTCttcgacgaggcgagcaCTTTCTGGCCCGCCGTCGTGTCTATCATCGCTGAGTCGCGCCGCCCTGTGGTCATCACTTGTAATG atcTTGCCTCAGTGCCCACCGACATCCTGCCCCTCCAGGCCATCCTGCACTTCCGCGCCGCCCCTTCCTGCCTTGCCCAGCCGTATCTCGCGAGTATCGCGCAGAAGCATGGTTTTTCCTGCGACGTTGCGCGCCTCTTCAAAGATTGTTCACGGCCTTGTCTGCCTGACCTTGTTCAGCAACCACTTCCACCAAATGGAAACGAACCAGAGGCGAGGTTCGATCTTCGTGCCGCTCTGATGCAGATGCAACTTGATCGGCAATCTGCCTGTGAGCGGCGCCGCCACTGTGGCGTCCGCAACCACAGCCTCGGAGATATCGGGAGATTGACTCGTCAGCTGGACGCCGAGTCGTACGCGGACGCCTTTGTGGCGCCACGACCCTGGGCTCTTCAGGAG ATCTCCGAGTGTGATCGATTTGTTCCCACAGCAGATGATCAGGACGGCGTTCGGCTTATTTACAAGCCGGATGTGCAGGACCTGCATCCTGCGCTTGCGATGTATGACGCCGCGGCTGACGTGGCTGCGGCGCTCGTGGAGAGCGCTGGTGGCGGCCTGCACCGGAATCTCCGTCAGCTGCACTACGACCA GACATCGTACATTCGTGGCCTGCTGCCTTTCCTCGATCCCCTCATTCCCCTGACtgcccacctcctcccccacccctcgCTCTTCCTTGACGTCGTTCCCATTGTGCGCTCGATTGTCATCGCTGACGACGCGTTTGAGATGGCGGACCGCGCGGCCGTGGTGAACGGGGAGGCGCGTATCAACCAGCGTACCGGGCGCGCCATGCGCACTACCGTGTACGAGCGGTGGTTCAACCTGGGTCTTGAAGGTcggacggcggcggtggagTCCGGCCTGGTGTTGGCAGATGGCTAG